One Tamandua tetradactyla isolate mTamTet1 chromosome 20, mTamTet1.pri, whole genome shotgun sequence DNA segment encodes these proteins:
- the SPRY4 gene encoding protein sprouty homolog 4, which produces MEPPIPQSVPLTPSSVMVQPLLDSRMPHSRLQHPLTILPIDQMKTSHVENDYIDNPGLAPPAGPKRSRAGAPDPALTPTRCDQDVTHHWISFSGRPSSVSSSSSTSSDQRLLDHMAPPPMADQASPRAVRIQPKVIHCKPLDLKGPAGPPELDKHCLLCEACGKCKCKECASPRTLPSCWVCNQECLCSAQTLVNYGTCMCLVQGVFYHCTNEDDEGSCADHPCSCSRSNCCARWSFMGALSLVLPCLLCYLPATGCVKLAQRGYDRLRRPGCRCKHTNSVICKAASGEAKASRPDKPF; this is translated from the coding sequence ATGGAGCCCCCAATCCCACAGAGCGTCCCCTTGACGCCGAGCTCAGTCATGGTCCAGCCCCTCCTTGACAGTCGTATGCCCCACAGCCGGCTCCAGCACCCACTCACCATCCTGCCCATTGACCAGATGAAGACCAGCCACGTGGAGAATGACTACATAGACAACCCTGGCCTGGCCCCGCCTGCCGGCCCCAAGCGGAGCCGGGCCGGGGCTCCTGACCCGGCCCTGACGCCCACCCGCTGTGACCAGGACGTCACCCACCACTGGATCTCCTTCAGCGGGCGCCCCAGCTCcgtgagcagcagcagcagcacatcCTCCGACCAGCGGCTCTTAGACCACATGGCGCCGCCGCCCATGGCCGACCAGGCTTCCCCACGAGCCGTGCGCATCCAGCCCAAGGTCATCCACTGCAAGCCGCTGGACCTCAAGGGCCCGGCGGGCCCACCAGAGCTGGACAAGCACTGCTTACTGTGCGAGGCCTGTGGAAAGTGTAAGTGTAAGGAGTGTGCGTCCCCTCGGACGTTGCCCTCCTGCTGGGTCTGCAACCAGGAGTGCCTGTGCTCGGCCCAGACCCTCGTCAACTACGGCACGTGCATGTGCCTGGTGCAGGGCGTCTTCTACCACTGCACCAACGAGGACGATGAGGGCTCCTGCGCCGACCACCCCTGCTCCTGCTCCCGCTCAAACTGCTGCGCCCGCTGGTCCTTCATGGGCGCCCTCTCCCTGGTGCTGCCCTGCCTGCTCTGCTACCTGCCCGCCACGGGCTGCGTGAAGCTGGCCCAGCGCGGCTACGACCGCCTGCGCCGCCCCGGCTGCCGCTGCAAGCACACGAACAGCGTCATCTGCAAGGCGGCCAGTGGGGAGGCCAAGGCCAGCAGGCCCGACAAGCCTTTCTGA